The Corallococcus caeni region GGCGATGCGGGTGGGTTCGAGCTGGATTTCTCGGATGCCTTCGACCCCGCGCCGCCGCCTCGCGCCGCGCCGGTGGCACCGCCGCCCGTGCAGCGCGCCGTCCCGCCGCCGCCGCCCGCCGCGCCGCCAGCGGCGCCCGCGCAGACCTCCGGTGGCAGCACCGAGTTCGACCTGGACCTGTCGTCCCTGGACGACGACGGCCCGCTGGAGCTGGCGCGCGAGCCCGCGTCCTCGCCGGGCCGTCACCGGCCGATGGGGCGTGAGCCCGCGTCGTCTCCGGGCCGCGCCGCCGCGCCGGGCCTGGGCCGTGAGCCTGGATCCGCGGCCGGTCGTGCCGCCGCGCCGAACCTGGGCCGTGAGCCGGGATCCGCGGCCGGCCGTGCCGCCGCGCCGGGCCTGGGCCGCGAGCCGGGATCCGCGGCCGGTCGTGCCGCCGCGCCGGGCCTGGGTCGCGAGCCGGGATCCGCGGCCGGTCGTGCCGCGCCCGGATTGGGACTCGAGCCTCTCTCCTCGGGTGGCCGTGCGGCGGCTCCGGGCCTGGGCCGTGAGCCGGGCTCCGTCGCTGGACGGTCCGCCGTGCCGGGGCTGGGACTGGAGCCTGGATCCGCTGGACGCGCTTCCGTGCCGGGGCTGGGACTGGAACCCGGCTCCGCGAACCGCGCCGCCGCGCCGGGCCTGGGACGTGAGCCCGGCTCCGTCGCCGGACGTCCCGCCGCGCGCGCCCCCGGTGAGCTGCCGCTGGAGCCCGGTTCCTTCGCCAACCGTCCCGCGGCGCCGGGCCTGGGCCGCGAGCCCGGCTCCGCAGCGGGCCGCGCCGGTGCCCCCGACCTGTCCCAGGAGCCTGCCTCCTCCTGGGGCCGCGCCGTCCCGCAGCAGCCGCCCGCGCCGCAGCGCCCGTCCGGCGGTAGCACCGAGTTCGACCTGGACCTGTCCGTGGACGACGACGGACCGCTGGAGCTGGCGCGCGAGTCCACGTCGTCTCCAGGACGTCCCGCAGCGCGGCCCGTGGCCCCGCCGCCGCCGCCGAGCGTGCTGCCTCCCTCCGTGCGCCAGGCCCCGCCAGCCCCCGCCGCGCCGAGCGCCCCTGCGATGCTCGCGCCCGCCGCCGCTCCGGCCGCGCCCGCGCCGCCTCCGGCCCTGGACGCCAACGGCCAGGTGCGCCCCATCTACCTCACGCCGCCGCAGACGCTGGCGGGCACGGGCCCCGTCATCGGCATCGACCTGGGCACCACCAACTCCTGCGTGGCGCTCCTGTCCAACGGCCGGCCCGTCGTGCTGCGCTCGCGCGAGGGCTACAACACCATCCCGTCCGTCATCTCGCTGAGCGCGCAGAACAAGCTGCTCGTCAGCCACCGCGCGAAGAACCAGCTGGTGCTGCGCCCCACGCACACCATCTACGGCGCGAAGCGCCTCGTCGGCCGTCCCTACGACAGCGCCGTGGTGAAGCAGGTGCGCGAGCGCTTCCACTACGAAATCACCCCCGACGCCGCCGGCCGCGCCGCCGTGCGCCTGGGCAACGACGTGCTGTCGCTGGAAGAGGTGCAGGGCATCATCCTGCGCGAGTGCAAGGAGATGGCCGAGACCCACCTCAACCAGAAGGTGGAGCGCGCCGTGGTCACGGTGCCGGCCTACTACTCCGAGCCCCAGCGTGAGGCGGTCCGCAAGGCGGGCCACATGGCCGGCCTCAAGGTGGAGCGCATCCTCAACGAGCCCACGTCCGCGGCGCTCGCGTACGGCCTCAACCGCGAGCTCAACAAGAAGGTGCTCGTCTACGACCTGGGCGGCGGCACCTTCGACGCGACCATCCTGCGCATCGAGAAGAACGTCTTCGAGGTGCTGGGCACCGGCGGCGACATCTTCCTGGGCGGTATCGACTTCGACAACCTCATCGTCGACTTCCTCCTGGAGCGCTTCCAGGAGAAGGAGGGCGTCGCGTTCAACGGGGACGGCATCGCCCTGTCGCGCGTGGCCGACGCCGCCGAGCGCGCGAAGATGGGGCTGTCCGAGCGCAGCACCTTCGAGGTCCACATCCCCATGCTGATGATGGACAACGCTGGCCGCCCCCGGGACCTGCGCGTGACGATGTCGCGCCAGGACCTGGAGAAGATCTGCGACCCGCTGCTCAACCGCACCATCGACGTGGTGCGCGACGTGCTCCTGGACGCCAAGCTGCGCGCCAACGAGGTGGACGACATCATCCTCGTGGGCGGCATGAGCCGCATGCCGCTGGTGCGCGAGAAGCTCAAGGGCCTCTTCGGCAAGAACGCGCAGGCGAGCGTCAACGCGGACGAGGCCGTGGCGCTGGGCGCGGCGCTGTACTCGGGTTCGGTGGACAAGGTGAGCAGCGTGGTGCTCATCGACGTGCTGCCCATGACCATTGGCGTGGCCATGCCCGGCGGCGGCTTCAAGCGCGTCGTCGAGCGCA contains the following coding sequences:
- a CDS encoding TIGR02266 family protein; the protein is MDQGRRTSDRKSVGLLVKLKHESVGSFTEEFATNLSPGGMFIRSRTPQPVGTPVRFEVQIANGVRVLQGTATVRWVREVNDPAGPPGMGLAFEELDTASRALVDLMLQRKPGASAAPAAAPLPSIAPAVAPGIAPVVAPGIAPVRPLVAAPPRPAAVAPVRPAAPPAAPARPTPQAPGGAALDSLFDDLDAPSAPSSPAPDSLFDDLDAPSSPAPAADEPLSLGGADEPFSLGAPEEDLGLALADPANDVDIPLDELIAGTPPPTVPGVLSGGDEPLPGFDFEFEAPSGDGPIAMGEPLDEAPIEVGISVEDGAASGAGDAGGFELDFSDAFDPAPPPRAAPVAPPPVQRAVPPPPPAAPPAAPAQTSGGSTEFDLDLSSLDDDGPLELAREPASSPGRHRPMGREPASSPGRAAAPGLGREPGSAAGRAAAPNLGREPGSAAGRAAAPGLGREPGSAAGRAAAPGLGREPGSAAGRAAPGLGLEPLSSGGRAAAPGLGREPGSVAGRSAVPGLGLEPGSAGRASVPGLGLEPGSANRAAAPGLGREPGSVAGRPAARAPGELPLEPGSFANRPAAPGLGREPGSAAGRAGAPDLSQEPASSWGRAVPQQPPAPQRPSGGSTEFDLDLSVDDDGPLELARESTSSPGRPAARPVAPPPPPSVLPPSVRQAPPAPAAPSAPAMLAPAAAPAAPAPPPALDANGQVRPIYLTPPQTLAGTGPVIGIDLGTTNSCVALLSNGRPVVLRSREGYNTIPSVISLSAQNKLLVSHRAKNQLVLRPTHTIYGAKRLVGRPYDSAVVKQVRERFHYEITPDAAGRAAVRLGNDVLSLEEVQGIILRECKEMAETHLNQKVERAVVTVPAYYSEPQREAVRKAGHMAGLKVERILNEPTSAALAYGLNRELNKKVLVYDLGGGTFDATILRIEKNVFEVLGTGGDIFLGGIDFDNLIVDFLLERFQEKEGVAFNGDGIALSRVADAAERAKMGLSERSTFEVHIPMLMMDNAGRPRDLRVTMSRQDLEKICDPLLNRTIDVVRDVLLDAKLRANEVDDIILVGGMSRMPLVREKLKGLFGKNAQASVNADEAVALGAALYSGSVDKVSSVVLIDVLPMTIGVAMPGGGFKRVVERNSPLPTQRSFAISTSQDNEERMELSIFQGEDNHISANEYLGTVRMEGLPRGPKGSVRVAVTLKLDSECVLHVEAREYSTRKEVKATLATRYSPEELQRQLQVSKEAVNAAEERRGADLKDRAGRFWGFVKKALGRK